GTCTATCTCGCCTATGGCCGCGATCTGCAAGCCGAGGAAATCCTCAAGGAGGCGATGCGCGCCAATCCCGAGCGCCTGGCCATCCGCACCAAGTTGCTCGAGGTCTACGCCAAGCGCCGCGACACCAAGGGCTACGAACTGCTCGCCGGCGAGCTCTACGGACTGACCGGTGGCCAAGGTGAAGACTGGGTTCGTGCGCAAGAGCTGGGCCGTTCGATCGACCCTGAGAATCCGCTCTACGAACCCGGTGGCCAGCCCGGCTCCGGAAGCTCGGCCGACGTCGGCAGCGAGATGCTCGGCGCGAGCACGATGCCTCAGTCGATCGTGCCGTCTCCGTCGCGTTTCGAGCACAGCGTGCCCGATCTCGATCTGACCGGTGACATTCCCTCGGGCTCGTCTGCGGATGTCGACCTCGACATCTCGATGCCTGCCCGGATGGACGAAGCAGCGCCTTCGGTGCCCAGTGCCTTCAGCAGCGCACCGGCCGGTTTCGATGCTGCGCCGTCGGTGCCGGGCAGCAATCTCGATTCCGGCACGCACAGCCTGGACTTCGACCTGCACGATCTGCCTCAGTTCGATGCGCCGGCTGCAGCCCCGAGTTCGCGTCCGTCCTCGATCGATCTGGCCGACATCTCGCTCGACCTGGATGCCGCGCCCAGCGTGCCTGCCAATCTGGCATCAACCGACACCATGTCGGCCTTCGATGTGGGCGAGGACGACGGTTCGGATCCGCTGGCACGCAAGCTCGAGCTGGCTGAAGAGTTCAACCAGATCGGTGACTACGAAGGTGCACGGGATCTGCTGCAGGAGGTCATCGAGAACGCCGACGGCGCACTCAAGGCCAAGGCGCAGGCCATGCTCGACGGTCTCGCTTGAGCGCGCTCGTGATTGAACGGGGGCGACGGCCTTGCGTCTGGCGCTGGGCCTGAGCTACCGCGGATCGGCCTACAGGGGCTGGCAGAGCCAGACCAACGGGGCGACCGTCCAGGATGTGCTCGAAGCGGCCTTGTGCCGCTTTGCCGCCACGCCGATCCGCGTCAGCTGCGCCGGGCGCACCGATGCGGGGGTTCACGCGCTCAATCAGGTCGTCCACCTCGATACCGATCGCGACCGCGAGCCCTTTTCGTGGGTCCGTGGCACCAACACCTACCTGCCGCCGGACGTGGCGGTCCAGTGGTGTCGGCCTGTGCCCGATGCCTTCCATGCCCGCAATGCGGCGCGAGCCCGGCGCTATGCCTATGTGCTGCTCGAGTCGCCGGTGCGTCCGGCGATGGAGGCCGGGCAGGTCGGCTGGATCTTCCGCCCGCTGGATCAGGCGCGCATGGAGGCCTCTGCGGCCTTGCTGATCGGCGAGCACGACTTCTCGGCTTTCCGGTCGGCCGATTGCCAGGCGCTGTCGCCGGTCAAGCAGATGCGCACCATCCGGATCGGCCGGCATGGCCCGTACTGGCGCTTCGATTTCGAGGCTTCCGCGTTCCTGCACCACATGATCCGCAACCTGATGGGGTGCCTGATCGCGGTCGGCACCGGTGCACGCGATCCGGCCTGGCTCGCCGGGGTTCTGGCGTCGCGTGACCGCCGGCTGGCGGCGCCGACCTTTTCTCCCGACGGGCTGTATTTTCTGGGCCCGCGCTACGATGCCGAGCTTGTTCTGCCCGAGCACACACCCGCTTTCGACTGGCTGCCGGGGGCCTGAGGCTTGTTGTCATGATTCTTTCGCCTGCCCGAACACGCATCAAGATCTGCGGCCTGACGCGGCCCGGTGACGTGGATGTGGCCGTGGCTGCCGGCGCCGATGCGATCGGTCTGGTCTTCTATCCACGCAGCCCGCGCCATGTCAGCCTGGCCCTGGCGAGCGATCTGGCTCGGCGCCTGCCACCCTTCGTGACCCCGGTCGGATTGTTCGTGAATGCGTCGCCGGAAGACGTCGAACGGGCCTGCGAGCAGATCCCGAACCTGCTGCTGCAGTTTCACGGTGACGAAACACCGGCGCAGTGCGAGGCCTCGGGCCGACCGTATCTGCGTGCTGCGCGCATGGATCCGGGTTTCGACTTGTTAAACTTCGCACGCTCCTACACCAGCGCCCAGGCCATCCTGCTCGACGCCCATGTCGAGGGTTATGGCGGCGGCGGAAAGGTCTTCGATTGGTCGCTCATTCCCTCAGACGTGCCCCGTCCGGTCGTTTTGTCTGGTGGGTTGAATCCTGCAAACGTGACCGATGGAGTGCTTCGCGTCCGGCCGTGGGCCGTTGATGTGAGTTCTGGCGTCGAGTCGGCCAAGGGCATCAAGGATGCCGTGCTGATGCGCCAGTTTTGCGAAGCCGTCCGTGATGCTGATGCGCGTTCGATCGACGCCAGCAGCGGATATTGAGCCGAGAGACAGATCCGATGTTCGATTACCAGCAACCCGATGCCCGCGGGCATTTCGGGATCTACGGCGGCAGCTTTGTCGCCGAAACCCTGAGCCACGCGCTCGACGAACTGAATGCGGCCTACGAGCGTTACCGCCACGACCCCGAGTTCATCGCCGAATTCCGCAACGAACTGGCGCATTTCGTCGGCCGCCCGAGCCCGGTCTATCACGCCGCACGCATGAGCCGTGAAGTGGGCGGCGCGCAGATCTACCTCAAGCGCGAGGATCTCAACCACACCGGCGCGCACAAGATCAACAACACCATCGGCCAGGCGCTGCTCGCCCGGCGCATGGGCAAGCCGCGCGTGATCGCCGAGACCGGTGCCGGCCAGCATGGCGTGGCCACCGCCACCATCTGCGCGCGCTACGGCATGGAATGCGTGGTCTACATGGGCAGCGAGGACGTCAAGCGCCAGAGCCCCAACGTCTACCGCATGAACCTGCTGGGCGCGCGCGTGGTGCCGGTCGAGTCGGGCAGCAAGACGCTCAAGGATGCGCTCAACGAGGCGATGCGCGACTGGGTCACCAACGTCGAGAACACCTTCTACATCATCGGCACGGTGGCGGGGCCGCACCCGTATCCGGCGATGGTGCGCGACTTCCAGCGCGTGATCGGCGACGAATGCCTGGTGCAGATGCCCGCCCTCGCGGGCCGTCAACCCGATGCGGTGGTGGCCTGTGTCGGTGGCGGCAGCAACGCGATGGGCATCTTCTATCCCTACATCCCGCATGAAGGCGTGCGCCTGATCGGTGTCGAGGCGGCGGGCGAGGGCATGGAAAGCGGCAAGCATTCGGCCTCCTTGCAACGCGGCTCCCCCGGCGTGCTGCACGGCAACCGCACCTATGTGCTGCAGGACGCCAACGGCCAGATCACCGAGACGCACTCGGTGTCGGCCGGTCTCGACTACCCCGGCGTCGGCCCCGAGCACGCCTACCTGAAGGACATCGGCCGTGCCGAATACGTCGGCATCACCGATGCCGAGGCGCTGCAGGCCTTCCATTACCTGTGCCGCGCCGAGGGCATCATCCCGGCACTCGAATCCAGCCACGCGGTTGCCTACGCGATGAAACTGGCCAAGACCATGCGCCCGGACCAGCACGTCCTCGTCAATCTGTCGGGCCGTGGCGACAAGGACATCGGCACGGTGGCCGACCTGTCGGGCGCCGATTTCTACTGCCGGCCGTCGTGCCGCGGCCAGAGCGTGAAGGGCGGCGATCCGTCCGTGGTCGAGATCCAGCGCAAGGCCGGGGGTGTGCAATGAGCCGCATCGCCGCCACCTTCGCGCGCCTGGCCGGGCAGGGCCGCAAGGCGCTGATTCCGTATGTGACTGCCGGCGATCCGTTTGCCGACATCACGGTCGATCTGATGCACGCCATGGCCAAGGCGGGTGCCGACGTGATCGAACTGGGCGTGCCGTTTTCGGATCCGATGGCCGATGGCCCGGTGATCCAGCGCGCCAGTGAACGCGCACTCTCGCGCAACATCTCCACCGCCGACGTGCTGGCGATGGTGGCGCGGTTCCGCGAAACCGACGACACCACGCCGGTGGTGCTGATGGGCTACGCCAACCCGGTCGAGCGTTACGGCCCGGATCGGTTCGTCGACGATGCGCGTGCGGCCGGTGTCGACGGCGTGCTGGTGGTCGACTACCCGCCGCAGGAGTGCGAGGCGTTCGCCGATCGCCTGCGTGCGGCCGATCTCGACCCGATCTTCCTGCTGGCGCCGACCTCGACCGATGCCCGCATGGCCGACGTCGGCCGCATCGCCACCGGCTACGTGTACTACGTGTCGCTCAAGGGCGTGACCGGCTCGGGCAACCTCGACACCGACGCGGTGGCCCGCATGATCCCGCGCATCCGCAGCCATGTGAGCGTGCCGGTCGGCGTGGGATTCGGCATCCGCGACGCGGCGACGGCCGTGGCGGTGGCCCGGGTATCGGACGCCGTGGTGATCGGTTCCCGTATCATTCAACTGATCGAAAACGAGCCGCGTGAGCGGGTGGTACCGGTGGCTGCCGGTTTCATCGCCGAAATTCGCACGGCCCTCGACACCCTGCAAGGAACACACGCATGAGTTGGCTCGACAAGCTGCTGCCGCCCAAGATCCAGCACACCAATCCGACCGACCGCCGCACGGTGCCGGAAGGGCTGTGGGTCAAATGCCCGTCCTGCGAGACGGTGCTCTACAAGACCGACCTAGAGCAGAACGTCAACGTCTGCCCCAAGTGCACGCACCATCACCGCATCGACGCGCGTGCGCGACTCGATTCCTTCCTGGATCAGGAAGGGCGCTACGAGATCGGCCAGGAAGTGGTGCCGGTCGACGCGCTCAAGTTCAAGGACAGCAAGAAGTACTCCGAGCGCATCAAGGAGGCCATGGAAGCCACCGGCGAGACCGATGCGCTGGTCGTGATGGGCGGCTCGGTGATGAGCATCCCGCTGGTCGTGGCCGCCTTCGAGTTCGAGTTCATGGGCGGCTCGATGGGCTCGGTGGTCGGCGAGCGCTTCGTGCGCGGCGTCGAGGCGGCGATCGAGCAGAAGGTGCCGTTCGTCTGCTTCACCGCCACCGGTGGCGCACGCATGCAGGAGGGCCTGCTGTCGCTGATGCAGATGGCCAAGACCAACGCCTCGCTGACCCGCCTGGCCAAAGCCAAGCTGCCCTACATCAGCGTGCTGACCGATCCGACGATGGGTGGCGTGTCGGCCGGTTTTGCCTTCGTGGGTGATGTGGTGATCGCCGAGCCCAAGGCGCTGATCGGCTTTGCCGGCCCGCGCGTGATCGAGAACACCGTGCGCGAGAAGCTGCCCGAAGGCTTCCAGCGTTCGGAGTTCCTGCTCGAGAAGGGCGCGCTCGACATGATCGTCGACCGCCGTCAGCTGCGTTCGACCATCGCCCGCACGCTGGCCATGCTGCAGCGCCAGAGCGCCGACGCCGTCGCCTGAGATCGCTCGACTGAATTTCCCGGGGGGCGTCGCGAGGCGCCCCTTGTCTTTGAGGCCTCCTTTTCTGCTCGCTCCCGCGGCAGCATCCTTCATGTCCAAGACCTTGGCCGACTGGCTGGCCCATTGCGAGCGCCTGCATCCGGTGACGATCGACCTGACGCTGGCGCGCGTGGCGCGTGTTCGCGAGCGCCTCGGCCTGGCCTTCGACGTGCCGGTCTTCACCGTTGCCGGCACCAACGGCAAGGGTTCGACCTGCGCGATGCTCGAGGCCATCCTGCAGCAGGCGGGCTACCGGGTGGGCGTCTACACCTCGCCGCATCTGGTGCATTTCGAGGAGCGCTTGCGCCTGAACGGCGAGATCGTCAAGGAGGCGCAGCTGCTGGCGCACTTCGAGGCGGTCGAAGCCGCGCGGGGCGATGAGCCGCTGACCTATTTCGAGTTCACCACGCTGGCCTTGCTGCACTGCATGGCCGCTCAGCCGCTCGACGCGGTGGTGCTCGAGGTCGGCCTGGGCGGGCGCCTCGATGCCGTCAACGTGATCGACACCGACTGCGCCATCATCACCAGCATCGACCTCGACCACATGGACTACCTCGGCGCCGACCGCGAAGCGATCGGCCGCGAGAAGGCCGGCATCATGCGCGCCGGCAAGCCGGTGGTGGTGTCCGACCCGCAGCCGCCGCAGAGCGTGCTCGATCGGGCGGCCGAGCTGGGTGCGGATCTGTGGTGCTTCGGCCGCGATTTCAACTACGCCGGCGACCGCCAGCAGTGGTCCTGGAGCGGCCGCGCGCGGCGTCACAACTCGCTCGGCTACCCGGCCTTGCGCGGCGCCAACCAGTTGCTCAACGCCTCGGGCGTGCTGGCCGCCCTGGATGCCTTGCGCCCCGTCTTGCCCGTGCCGGCCCAGGCGGTGCGCAATGGCCTGGCGATGGTCGAGCTGCCGGGCCGCTTCCAGATCGTGCCGGGCCAGCCGGCGCTGGTGTTCGACGTGGCGCACAACCCGCATGCCGCGGCGGTGCTGGCACAGAACCTCGATCAGATGGGCTACTACCCGCGCACCCATGCCGTTCTCGGCGCGATGGCCGACAAGGATCTGCCCGGGCTGATCCAGGCGCTGCTGCCGATGGTCGACGCCTGGTATTGCTGCGACCTGCCGACACCTCGTGCGGCCGGTGCAGCCCGTCTGGCCGAGGCGGTCGGCCAGGCCCGGCAGGCGCGGGCGCCGGGCCTGGCACCTCTGCCGACGGCTTCGTGTTCGACCCACGCCGGGCCGGTCGAGGCGCTGGCCGCAGCGGTTTCGGCGGCAGACCCCACTGATAGAATTGTGGTCTTCGGTTCGTTTTTCACAGTGGGTGGCGTTCTGTCGGCCGGCGTGCCACGCCTGGGAAGCGCACACCTCGGTTGAACCGTTCAGGCGGATGCGCACCGGGCGCGTCGCAGCTTGCCGTCATCACCCACGCAATACGGTGCGTCGTTGCCGATCCAGATGGGTTTGTTCTCCTCCTTCCAACGTAAACGCGACCCCCGGCGTCAGCAACGCGCTGCCGTTGCACAAGACGCCGCATCGGCGGAGCGGCTGCGCGTGCGTGCCCGTCGTCGACTGATCGGCGCGGCCGTGCTCGTGGTGCTGGCCGTGATCGCCTTGCCGATGGTGTTCGAATCGCAGCCGCGACCGCTCGACACCTCGATCGCGATCGTGCTGCCGCACAAGGATGCCGTCCAGGCGCCTGCACCCGTCGCGGCGCCGGCGCCGATCCCGGTGCCGCCTCCCCCGCCTGTGCCGACGCTGCCCGATGCCCCGGCGCAGCCGCTGCCACAGGCCGCGCCCCCGTCGTCGACCGCTGCGATCGAGGCAAGTCCGCCACGCCAGCCGGCCGTGACCGCACCGGCGCCGGCGGCCAAGCCGGTGATGGACAACGCTGCAGCGGAAAAGGCTGCAAGAGAACGAGCGGCCCGCGCCGATCGCCTGGCCGCCGAGAAAGCCGCAGAGAAGGCCGCGGAGCGAGCTGCGGAACGGGCTGCCGCCGAGCGTGCGGCGGCCGCTGCGGCTGCCAAGGCGGCCGCCGACAAGGCTCAAGCCGCCGCCGCGAAGGCCGAATCCGGCACGCGGTTCATGGTTCAGGTCGGCGCATTCGCCGAGGCGGCGACCGTGCGCGAGGCTCGCCAGCGCATCGAGAAGCTCGGCCTTCGAGCCACCGAGCAGGACGTCGAGACGGCCGGTGGCCGTCGCACCCGCGTGCGGCTGGGGCCGTTCAATTCGCGCGAAGAGGCCGATCGTGCGCTCGCGAAGTTGCGTGCAGCAGGCCTGCCCGGCGCCGTCGTGCCGCTTTGACGCCCGAATTCATGGCGGGTATCGGGTGGATCGATCTGTTCGTGATCGTGGTCGGGCTGCTGTCGGTGCTGCTCGGCGTCTTGCGCGGGCTGGTGCTGGAGGTGATGTCGGTGATCGGCTGGCTGATCGCCTGGCTGGTGGCGCAGGCCTGGGCTGCGCCGGTCGGGCTGACGGTCGCCTGGATGCCGATGAGTCCGGTGGCCCGCCAGGCGCTGGGGTTCGTGCTGTGCTTCGTGGTGGTCCTGTTTGCGTGGCGCCTGCTGGCCTGGCTGGTCAGCCAGGTGCTCAAGGCCACGCCGCTGGCACCGGTCGATCGCCTGCTCGGTGGCGTCTTCGGTGTCCTGAGGGCGGTGCTGATCGTGCTGGTGCTGGTGACGCTGGCCGGCCTGACGCCCCTGGCACGACAGCCGTTCTGGGCTGAATCCCGCTCGGTGGCCGCGACCGTGTGGCTGCTCGAGGGCATCGCGCCACTGCTGCCCAAGGACTGGACGACACCCGTTCGCGGCGCTGGCCGCGGCTGAACGTGGACAATGCGGACCTGCTGTCGGCAGGCCCGCCTGGTTACCAACCGGTCGAGCGCTCAGCTGACCTACAACTTTCGGAGTGATCGATGTGTGGCATCGTCGGGGTGACTTCCAAGTCGCCCGTCAACCAGTTGATTTATGACGCGCTCTTGCTGCTGCAGCATCGTGGGCAGGATGCCGCCGGCATCGTGACCGCAGTGGGCACCAAGTTCTTCATGCACAAGGCGCGGGGGATGGTGCGCGACGTGTTCCGCACCCGCAACATGCGGGCACTGCCCGGCACGATCGGCCTCGGCCAGGTGCGCTACCCGACCGCCGGCAACGCCTACAGCGAGGAGGAGGCCCAGCCCTTCTACGTCAATGCGCCGTTCGGCCTGGTGCTGGTGCACAACGGCAACATCACCAATGCCCACGCGCTGAAGAAGGAGCTGTTCGGCATCGACCGACGCCACCTCAACACCGAGAGCGACACCGAGGTGCTGATCAACATCCTGGCGCACGAGCTCGAGCTGGCGGCGCGTGATCTGCCGCTGACCGCCGTCGAGGTGTTCAAGGCGATCAGCGCGGTGCACCGCCGCGTCAAGGGCTCGTATGCGGTGGTCGCGATGATCGCCGGCTACGGGCTGGTGGCGTTTCGCGATCCCTACGGCATCCGCCCCCTGTGCATCGGCTCGATGCCCGGCGCCGACGGCACCGAATGGATGATCGCCAGCGAATCGGTCGCCCTCGAAGGCACCGGCCATCATTTCGAGCGCGACATCGCGCCGGGCGAGGCGGTCTTCATCGACATGGACGGCCAGTTGCACGCGCAGCAATGCGCGGTGGCGCCGTCGCTCAATCCGTGCGTGTTCGAGTTCGTCTACCTGGCGCGGCCCGATTCGGTGATCGACGGCATTTCGGTCTATCACGCGCGCCTCAACATGGGCGAGACCCTGGCGCAGCGCGTCATCAACACGCTGCCGCCCAACGAGATCGACGTGGTGATCCCGATCCCCGAGTCGAGCCGGCCGTCGGCGATGCAGCTGGCGCAGAAGCTGGGCAAGCCCTACCGCGAGGGTTTCGTCAAGAACCGCTACGTGGGCCGCACCTTCATCATGCCGGGCCAGTCGGTGCGCAAGAAGAGCGTGCGCCAGAAGCTCAACGCGATCGGCATGGAGTTCAAGGGCCGCAACGTGCTGCTGGTCGACGATTCGATCGTGCGCGGCACCACCTCGAAAGAGATCGTGCAGATGGCGCGCGAGGCCGGCGCCAACAAGGTCTACATGGCGTCGGCGGCGCCGCCGGTGCGGTTTCCGAACGTCTACGGCA
This portion of the Leptothrix cholodnii SP-6 genome encodes:
- the truA gene encoding tRNA pseudouridine(38-40) synthase TruA; the encoded protein is MRLALGLSYRGSAYRGWQSQTNGATVQDVLEAALCRFAATPIRVSCAGRTDAGVHALNQVVHLDTDRDREPFSWVRGTNTYLPPDVAVQWCRPVPDAFHARNAARARRYAYVLLESPVRPAMEAGQVGWIFRPLDQARMEASAALLIGEHDFSAFRSADCQALSPVKQMRTIRIGRHGPYWRFDFEASAFLHHMIRNLMGCLIAVGTGARDPAWLAGVLASRDRRLAAPTFSPDGLYFLGPRYDAELVLPEHTPAFDWLPGA
- a CDS encoding phosphoribosylanthranilate isomerase; this encodes MILSPARTRIKICGLTRPGDVDVAVAAGADAIGLVFYPRSPRHVSLALASDLARRLPPFVTPVGLFVNASPEDVERACEQIPNLLLQFHGDETPAQCEASGRPYLRAARMDPGFDLLNFARSYTSAQAILLDAHVEGYGGGGKVFDWSLIPSDVPRPVVLSGGLNPANVTDGVLRVRPWAVDVSSGVESAKGIKDAVLMRQFCEAVRDADARSIDASSGY
- the trpB gene encoding tryptophan synthase subunit beta codes for the protein MFDYQQPDARGHFGIYGGSFVAETLSHALDELNAAYERYRHDPEFIAEFRNELAHFVGRPSPVYHAARMSREVGGAQIYLKREDLNHTGAHKINNTIGQALLARRMGKPRVIAETGAGQHGVATATICARYGMECVVYMGSEDVKRQSPNVYRMNLLGARVVPVESGSKTLKDALNEAMRDWVTNVENTFYIIGTVAGPHPYPAMVRDFQRVIGDECLVQMPALAGRQPDAVVACVGGGSNAMGIFYPYIPHEGVRLIGVEAAGEGMESGKHSASLQRGSPGVLHGNRTYVLQDANGQITETHSVSAGLDYPGVGPEHAYLKDIGRAEYVGITDAEALQAFHYLCRAEGIIPALESSHAVAYAMKLAKTMRPDQHVLVNLSGRGDKDIGTVADLSGADFYCRPSCRGQSVKGGDPSVVEIQRKAGGVQ
- the trpA gene encoding tryptophan synthase subunit alpha, encoding MSRIAATFARLAGQGRKALIPYVTAGDPFADITVDLMHAMAKAGADVIELGVPFSDPMADGPVIQRASERALSRNISTADVLAMVARFRETDDTTPVVLMGYANPVERYGPDRFVDDARAAGVDGVLVVDYPPQECEAFADRLRAADLDPIFLLAPTSTDARMADVGRIATGYVYYVSLKGVTGSGNLDTDAVARMIPRIRSHVSVPVGVGFGIRDAATAVAVARVSDAVVIGSRIIQLIENEPRERVVPVAAGFIAEIRTALDTLQGTHA
- the accD gene encoding acetyl-CoA carboxylase, carboxyltransferase subunit beta, which produces MSWLDKLLPPKIQHTNPTDRRTVPEGLWVKCPSCETVLYKTDLEQNVNVCPKCTHHHRIDARARLDSFLDQEGRYEIGQEVVPVDALKFKDSKKYSERIKEAMEATGETDALVVMGGSVMSIPLVVAAFEFEFMGGSMGSVVGERFVRGVEAAIEQKVPFVCFTATGGARMQEGLLSLMQMAKTNASLTRLAKAKLPYISVLTDPTMGGVSAGFAFVGDVVIAEPKALIGFAGPRVIENTVREKLPEGFQRSEFLLEKGALDMIVDRRQLRSTIARTLAMLQRQSADAVA
- the folC gene encoding bifunctional tetrahydrofolate synthase/dihydrofolate synthase, which produces MSKTLADWLAHCERLHPVTIDLTLARVARVRERLGLAFDVPVFTVAGTNGKGSTCAMLEAILQQAGYRVGVYTSPHLVHFEERLRLNGEIVKEAQLLAHFEAVEAARGDEPLTYFEFTTLALLHCMAAQPLDAVVLEVGLGGRLDAVNVIDTDCAIITSIDLDHMDYLGADREAIGREKAGIMRAGKPVVVSDPQPPQSVLDRAAELGADLWCFGRDFNYAGDRQQWSWSGRARRHNSLGYPALRGANQLLNASGVLAALDALRPVLPVPAQAVRNGLAMVELPGRFQIVPGQPALVFDVAHNPHAAAVLAQNLDQMGYYPRTHAVLGAMADKDLPGLIQALLPMVDAWYCCDLPTPRAAGAARLAEAVGQARQARAPGLAPLPTASCSTHAGPVEALAAAVSAADPTDRIVVFGSFFTVGGVLSAGVPRLGSAHLG
- a CDS encoding SPOR domain-containing protein, with protein sequence MPIQMGLFSSFQRKRDPRRQQRAAVAQDAASAERLRVRARRRLIGAAVLVVLAVIALPMVFESQPRPLDTSIAIVLPHKDAVQAPAPVAAPAPIPVPPPPPVPTLPDAPAQPLPQAAPPSSTAAIEASPPRQPAVTAPAPAAKPVMDNAAAEKAARERAARADRLAAEKAAEKAAERAAERAAAERAAAAAAAKAAADKAQAAAAKAESGTRFMVQVGAFAEAATVREARQRIEKLGLRATEQDVETAGGRRTRVRLGPFNSREEADRALAKLRAAGLPGAVVPL
- a CDS encoding CvpA family protein; its protein translation is MAGIGWIDLFVIVVGLLSVLLGVLRGLVLEVMSVIGWLIAWLVAQAWAAPVGLTVAWMPMSPVARQALGFVLCFVVVLFAWRLLAWLVSQVLKATPLAPVDRLLGGVFGVLRAVLIVLVLVTLAGLTPLARQPFWAESRSVAATVWLLEGIAPLLPKDWTTPVRGAGRG
- the purF gene encoding amidophosphoribosyltransferase yields the protein MCGIVGVTSKSPVNQLIYDALLLLQHRGQDAAGIVTAVGTKFFMHKARGMVRDVFRTRNMRALPGTIGLGQVRYPTAGNAYSEEEAQPFYVNAPFGLVLVHNGNITNAHALKKELFGIDRRHLNTESDTEVLINILAHELELAARDLPLTAVEVFKAISAVHRRVKGSYAVVAMIAGYGLVAFRDPYGIRPLCIGSMPGADGTEWMIASESVALEGTGHHFERDIAPGEAVFIDMDGQLHAQQCAVAPSLNPCVFEFVYLARPDSVIDGISVYHARLNMGETLAQRVINTLPPNEIDVVIPIPESSRPSAMQLAQKLGKPYREGFVKNRYVGRTFIMPGQSVRKKSVRQKLNAIGMEFKGRNVLLVDDSIVRGTTSKEIVQMAREAGANKVYMASAAPPVRFPNVYGIDMPTNSELIAHGRTTEEIRQYIGCDALIYQDVDAMKRAVSALNPALAGFEASCFDGHYITGDVTAADFDAILTQRSSQPQDEETADRTRLALQNASE